GCCCCCCGCAGCTCGGCATCGCGCTGGGCGGCGTCGTGGCCGCGCTCGCCCTCGGCCTGCTGGTCTGGCAGCGCTCCGGCCAGGTCCCGGCCGTGCTGTTCGCCATCGGCACCGCCCTGGGGTTCGTGCTGTTCCACAGCCGCTTCGGCTTCACCTCGGCCTGGCGGCAGCTGGTCGCCGTGCGCCAGGGCGCCGGGCTGCGCGCCCACATGCTCATGATCGCGGTGGCCGCGACCCTCTTCGCCCCGATCCTGGCCGTGGGCACCGCCTGGAACGGCGTCCCGGCCTCGCCCTCGCTCGCCCCGATCGGCTTCGGCGTCGTCGTGGGCGCCTTCCTCTTCGGGGTGGGCATGCAGCTGGGCGGGTCGTGCGCGTCCGGCACGCTGTTCGCCGTCGGCAGCGGCCAGACCGCCATCCTCGTCACCCTCGGCGGCTTCGTGGCCGGCTCCACGCTCGGCGCGCTGCACTTCCCGTTCTGGACCGACGACCTGCCGAGCCTCGCCCCGGTGTCGCTGGCCACGGTGCAGCCGTTCGGCTACCTGGGTGCCTGGGTGATCACCATGGCCGTGGTGCTGGTGGTCGTCGCGCTGACGCTGGTCCTGGGCCGCCGCGGGCAGGTGCCCCCGGTCGACCGCGCCCCCGTCGCGCGGGGCCTGGCCCGCGCCGCCCGCGGCTCCTGGCCGCTGTGGGTCGGCGCGCTGCTGCTCGCCGGCCTCAACGCGCTGACGCTGTGGGTCTCCGGCGGCGCGTGGGGCGTGACCTTCGCCTTCAGCCTCTGGGGCAGCAAGCTGCTCGACGCCCTCGGGGTCGACGTCACGTCGTGGACCTTCTGGCAGGACCCCGTCAACGCCGCGAAGTACCAGGCCGGGTTCCTGGCCGAGAAGACCTCCGTGATGGACCTCGGCATCATCCTCGGCGCCCTGGTCGCCTCCGCCCTGGCCGGCGCGTTCGTGGTGCACCGCCGGGTCCCGGGCCGGCTCGCGCTCGGCGCCGTCGTCGGCGGGATCATGATGGGGTACGGCGCCCGCATCGCCTTCGGCTGCAACATCGGCGCCTACTTCGGCGGCATCGCGTCGTTCAGCCTGCACGGCTGGCTGTGGGGCGTGATGGCGCTGATCGGCACCGTGGCCGGGCTCGCGCTGCGTCCCCTGTTCGGCCTGGCGAACCCCAGGCCGACCGACTCGGTCTGCTAGCCGGGCTCAGGCGTCGCGGCGCAGCACGGCGACGAACATCGCGTCCGTGCCGTGGCGGTGCGGCCACAGCTGCACCGCGCCCGGCAGGTGGGCCGAGGCGGCGTCGGTGACCTCCGGCAGCAGCGGCTCCGCCCGCTCCAGCCGGACGTCGCCCCGCCCGGCCAGCACGTCGCGGACCACGCCCGCCGTCTCCTCGACCACGGGCGAGCAGGTCGCGTAGACCACCACGCCGCCGGGCCGGACCGACTCCAGGGCGGAGGCGAGCAGGGCCCGCTGCAGCGGCACCAGCGCGTCGAGGTCCTCGGCCCGGCGCCGCCACCGGCTCTCCGGGCGGCGGCGCAGCGCACCCAGGCCCGAGCAGGGCGCGTCGACCAGCACCCGGTCGAAGCTGTCGGGCCGCCAGGCCGGTCGGGTGCCGTCGCCGACCACGACGTCGCCCTCGGTGGCCCGCAGCGCCTGCCGCACCAGCACGGCCCGGTGGGGCTGCCGCTCGTGGGCGAGCAGCCGGGCGCCGGAGCCGGTGGCCAGGGCGGCGAGCAGGGCGGCCTTGCCGCCGGGACCCGCGCACAGGTCCAGCCAGCGCTCGTCGCGGCCCACCAGCGCGGCCCGGGACAGCGCCAGCGCCACGAGCTGCGAGCCGGCGTCCTGGACGCCGGCGCGGCCCTCGCGCACCGCGGGCACGGCGCCCGGGTCGCCGCTGGCGAGCTCGACGGCCAGCGGCGAGACCGGCAGCGGCGTGCCGCCCAGCTCCTCCACGGTGCTCAGGCCGGGGCGCGCGACCAGCGTCACCGTCGGACGCTCGTTGTCGGCGGCGAGCAGCGCCTCCAGCTCCTCGGGCCGGCCCAGCGCGCGGGCCAGCTCGACCACCACCCAGTCGGGGTGGGAGGTCCGGACCGCCTGCGAGGCGTCCAGCTCGCGCATCCAGCCGTCGAGGTCGCGGGCGGCCAGCCGGCGCAGCACGGCGTTGACGAAGCCGGCCGGCTTGTGGCCCACCCGGGTGCGCACCAGCTCGACGCTGGAGCCGACGGCCGCGTGGTCGGGCACCCGCATCGCCAGCAGCTGGTGGGCGCCGAGCCGCAGGGCGTCGCGCACCCCCGGGTCGGGCGCCCGCCCGGTGAGGTGGTCGATGACGGCGTCGTAGGTCCCCCGGCCCCGCAGCGTCCCGCCCACCAGCTCGGTCACGAAGGCGGCGTCGCGACCCCCGAGGTCGCGCTCGCGCAGCAGCCGCGGCATCACCAGGTTGGCGTAGGCGTCCTGCTCGCGCACCGCCACCAGCACGTCGTACGCCGCCAGCCGCGCCGCGTCCACGCGGGGCGCGGCCGGGGAGCCGGCCCGCGGGCCGGCCTGCCTCCCGCTCCCCCGGCTCATGCGTCGTGCTCGCGGACCAGCCGCGGCGGGGCCATCGCACGCCAGGCCTCGGTCAGCACCTCGACCAGCTCGTCACGGTCCAGCTCGCCCAGCCGCGAGAGGCGGACCAGCACCGCGTTGCTGCGGCGGAAGTGGTCGATGGTGAAGAAGGGTCCCTCGGCCTCCACCAGCGCCGCCTTCGCCGCCTCGTCGGGCGTGCGCACGACCAGCAGGTCGTCGTACGGCTCGCCGGTCGCCGGGTCGGTGGCGGTGGCGTGGGGCTCGCGGTAGAGCACGAAGCCGCGGCCCCGGTCGCCCTCGGTGCGGGTCGCGCGGGTCTGCACCAGCCAGGTCGGCACCGCGCCCCACGAGGTCCCGAACCAGGTGCCCGGCAGGGCGCCGCAGATCTCGTCGACGTCCTCGGGGCGGGCAGGGCGCGTCACGCGACCGGACCCCCCAGGCGGGTCCCGGGCTCCAGGCGCACGCCCCGGGCCCAGTCGGCGGCCGCCATCTCCTTCTTGCCGAAGGCCTTGACCCGGCCGAGCCGGACGGGGCCGGTGCCGGTGCCGACGAAGACGTCGTTCTTGGTGGTCTCCAGCACGCCGGGCTCGAGCCGGGCGCGCCCCACCGGACGGACCGGGCCGAGCTTGATCCGCTCGCCCGCGAGCGTCGACCAGGCGCCCGGGAACGGCGTGCAGGCCCGGACACGGCGGTCGACGGCGACCGCGGGCTCGCTCCAGTCGACCTCGGCGTCCGCGGTGGTGATCTTGGGCGCGAGGCTGACGCCGTCGGTGGGCTGCTCGCGGGCCTCCAGGCTGCCGTCCTCGATCCCGTCGAGGGTCTGCACCAGCAGCTGCGAGCCGCCCTCGGCGAGCCGGGCGAGCAGGTCCCCGGCGGTGTCGTCGGGACGCACCGTCTGCGTCATCAGGCCGTACGTCGGTCCGGCGTCGAGCTCGCGCACGATCCGGAAGGTGGTCGCGCCGGTGACCTCGTCGCCGGCCCACACGGCGTGCTGGACCGGGGCGGCGCCGCGCCACGCGGGCAGCACGGAGAAGTGCAGGTTGATCCAGCCGTGGACCGGGATCTCGAGCGCCGAGGTCGGCAGCAGCGCGCCGTAGGCCACCACGGGGCAGCAGTCGGGCGCCAGCGCCCGCAGCGCCGCCTGGAAGTCGGGGTCGCGGGGGTGCTCGGGGCGCAGCACCGGGAGCCCCAGCTCCTCGGCGCGCTGCGCGACCGGCGAGGCCACCAGGCGCCGGCCGCGGCCGGCCGGGGCGTCGGGGCGGGTGACCACGCCTACGAGGTCGTGGCGGCTCGCGGCCACCGCCTCCAGCGCGGGCAGGGCGACCTCGGGGGTGCCGGCGAAGACGACGCGCACGGGCTAGATGCCGAGACCGCGGGTGGCGTGGGGCGAGACCTTGACCTGCGGTGCCGGCTGGCCGAACCACTCCGCCTCGCGGATGAAGCGCATCGCCTCGCGGCGGGCCTCCCGGTCGAGGCGGTCGACGAACAGGATGCCGTCGAGGTGGTCGGTCTCGTGCTGGATCGCGCGGGCGAGCATCTCGGTGCCCTCCACCAGCAGCGGCTCGCCGTGCTGGTCGAAGCCGTGGGCCACGACCGTGGCCGCGCGGCGGCAGTCGATCTTGAAGCCGGGGATCGACAGGCAGCCCTCGTCGCCCTCCTGCAGGTCCTCCGACAGCGTCAGCGTCGGGTTGACCAGGTGGCCGACCTCGCCGTCGACGTGCCAGGTGAAGACCCGCAGGCCCACGCCGATCTGCGGGGCGGCCAGCCCTGCGCCGGGAGCGTCGAGCATGGTGGCGGTGAGGTCCTCGACGAGCGTGCGCAGCTCCTTGTCGAAGTCGACGACCGGAGCCGCGGGGGTGCGCAGCACCGGGTCTCCGAAGAGCCGGATGGGCCTGACCGACACGAGTCCTCCTGCGGGTTGGCGGTGGCGACGTCAGCGTCCGATCCTATGCGTCGCCGGGTGACGCGGCGCGAGCCCACCTGGGCGCACGACGGTGGCGGCTGCGCTCAGCCCAGCTCGGCGGGCTCGACCTCGACCCGCAGGTGCGGGAGCTTGCGGGTCGAGCGGTGCACCTGCAGGTCCTGCAGCGCCGCCGACAGCGCGGGCCCGGCGGCCCGGGGCACCCGCAGCACGTAGCGCACCTGGTCGGTCTCCGGGGCACGCGCAGGCTCGCGGGGCGGGTCGAGGGGCACCGGTCCGAGCACCTCGGCCCCGGGGGGCAGCACCAGGCCGGCCAGCCCCTGCTCGAGGTCGGCGGGGTCGCCGGTCAGCGTCGCGACCCGCGAGGCCGGGGGCAGGTGGGCGGCCACCCGGTCCTCGATCTCGCGTCGCGCCAGGCCGCCCGGGTCCCAGCGGACCAGCGCCTGCAGGCCGGGGTGCGCCGGGTCGCCGACGGCCAGCACGCGACCGCCCTCGACGGCCGGTCGCACCAGGGCGGCGGCGTTGGACCAGCGCCGCACCGCCTCCTCGGTCGCCCGCAGGTCGGCCCGGCCGAGCAGCAGCCAGGTGTCGAGCAGCACGACGGCGGCGTACCCGCCCTCGGCCACCGGCTCGGCCCCCGGCGTGGCGACCACGACGGCCGGGGTCGCCGGCACACCGGCGAGGACCCGCTCCCCCGACGACGACTGCCGGATGGTGGTGCCGGGCAGCGCCCGACCGATCTCCTCGGCGGTGCGGGCGTCGCCCAGCACGGGCGCGCGCAGCCCGCGGTGGCCGCACTCGCCGCACTGCCAGCCGGGCTCGGGCGTGGCGCACCAGGCGCACTCGACCGGCCGCACCGGTCCCCGCTGGCGCAGGGGACCGTGGCAGACCCGGCAGGTGGCCGGGGTCCGGCAGCGCTCGCAGGCCAGCCGGGTGGCGTACCCGACCCGGGGTGCCTGCACCAGCACCGGCCCGTCGGCGACGGCCGTGCGCAGCAGCGTGATGACCTCGCTCGGCAGCCGCCCGTGGGCGCCGGCGTCGCGCGCCGCCACGACCGGGTCTGCCCCGGCGACGCCCACCGCGACGCGCTCGCGGACCACGTCGCGCGGTGCCACCACCTCGCGGGCCCAGTCGGTGCGCAGCAGGTACTCCGCCTCGACGCTGCGGGCGTGCGCGGCCAGCAGCAGCGCGCTGCCCGAGCTGCGCGCGCGCACGAGCAGCACCTCGCGGGTGTGGGGGTACGGCGCCCGCGGCTCGTCGAACAGGTCGTCGCCGTCGTCCCACATCGCGACCAGGCCCAGGTCGCGCACCGGTGCGAAGGCGGCCGCCCGGGTGCCGATGACGATGCGCACCGCCCCCCGTCGCACCGCCAGGAAGGCGCGGTAGCGCTTGGCCGGCCCCGCGTCGGCGGTCAGCACGACGTGGCTGCCGGCGCCCAGGCGCTGGGTCAGCGCGGCGTCGAGGCGGGCCACGTCGCGGTGGTCGGGCAGGCACACCAGGGCGCCGCGGCCCGAGGCCGCGGTGGCCACGGCCGCGTCGGCCAGCAGCGCGCTCGGGTCGTCGCCCGGCAGCACCGACCAGACCAGCCGCGGCGAGCCGCCGGCGGCGAGGTCGTCGACCGCCCGCTCGCCCCCGTCGTACGCCGCCCAGGTCGCGCCCGACGGGGCCGCTGGCGTGGGGGCCGGGTCGCGGGGCGGCTCCTTCTCGACCGTCGCGTGCCGCGAGGGCACCGCGAGCCGCAGCACGTCGGAGCGGGTGCCGGCGTAGCGCGCGGCCACCTCGGCCGTCAGCTCGGCGACCTCGGGGGTCAGCACGGGCTCCTCGCCGACCACCCGTCGCAGCGGCTGCAGCCGCCCGGTGTGGTCGGTCCGCGAGGTGCGGGCGAGCACGAACCCGTGCACGTCCTTGCCGGCGAAGCGGACCTTGACCCGGACCCCCGGCCGGGCGGCGTCGGCCATGGTCGCCGGGACGGCGTAGTCGAAGGGCCGGTCGAGGTGCGCCAGCGGCACGTCGACCAGCACCCGGGCGACCGGGTCGACCTCGGCCACCGGGTCCGGCACCCGCTCGGCGGGCGGCGTGGCCCGGCGGGCCTCGACCCGCGCCCGCGCCGGAGCGGGGAGCAGGGCGAGCTGGTCGTCCGGCTGCCCCTCCCCCGCGGCGTCGGGTCGGACCTCGGGGCTCAGGTGCCGGCGACCTTCTTCAGGGCGTCGGCACGGTCGGTCCGCTCCCAGGTGAAGTCCTCGAGCTCGCGACCGAAGTGGCCGTAGGCGGCGGTCTGGGCGTAGATCGGCCGCAGCAGGTCGAGGTCGCGGATGATGGCGGCGGGCCGCAGGTCGAAGACCTCGAGGACGGCCTTCTGGATGACCTCGTCGGAGACGACGCCGGTGCCGAAGGTCTGCACGAACACGCCGACCGGCTGGGCCTTGCCGATGGCGTAGGCGACCTGGACCTCGGCGCGGCGGGCGAGCCCGGCGGCGACGATGTTCTTGGCCACCCAGCGCATGGCGTACGCCGCGGAGCGGTCGACCTTGGACGGGTCCTTGCCGGAGAACGCGCCGCCGCCGTGGCGGGCCATGCCGCCGTAGGTGTCGACGATGATCTTGCGACCGGTCAGGCCGGCGTCGCCCATCGGGCCGCCGACCACGAAGATGCCGGTGGGGTTGACGAGCAGGCGGTGGTCGTCCGAGGGGATGTCGAAGGAGGCGAGCACCGGGGCGATGACGTGCTGCTCGATGTCGGCCTCGAGCTGCTCGAGGCTGACCTCGGCGGAGTGCTGGGTGGACAGCACGACGGTGTCGACGCGCACGGGGCGGTCCTGGTCGTCGTACTCGATGGTGACCTGGGTCTTGCCGTCGGGACGCAGGTAGTCCAGCGTGCCGTCCTTGCGGACGGCCGTGAGCCGCTCGGAGAGGCGGTGCGCGATGGTGATGGGCAGCGGCATCAGCTCGGGGGTGTCGTCCGACGCGTAGCCGAACATCAGGCCCTGGTCGCCCGCGCCCTGGCGGTCGATCTCGTCGTCGGAGGACCCGACCCGCGACTCGTGGCCGTGGTCGACGCCGGCGGCGATGTCGGCCGACTGGCCGCCGATGGCCACCTGCACGCCGCAGGACTTGCCGTCGAAGCCCTTGAGCGAGGAGTCGTAGCCGATGTCGAGGATCTTGGCCCGGACCAGCTCGGCGACGGGGGCGTAGGCGTTGGTGCGGACCTCGCCGGCCACCACGACCAGGCCGGTCGTCAGCAGCGTCTCGACGGCCACGCGCAGGTTGGCGCGGTCCTCGTCGTGGGCCAGCAGGTAGTCCAGGACGGTGTCGCTGATCGCGTCGGCGATCTTGTCGGGGTGACCCTCGGTCACCGACTCGGAGGTGAACAGACGTCCGGTCACTTCGGCTCCTGCAGCTGGGGGGATGCGCCCCGGACCCCGAGACGCTCGTCAGCGACCGAGCCTAACCGAGCGCGCGCAGCGCGACGACGCGGTCCCAGATGGCGTGCGCGAGCGCCGACTTCGAGCCGCGGGCCACCGGCACCGCGCTGCCGTCCTGGCCCAGCAGGACCGCCTCGTTGTCCTGCGCGCCGAAGACGGCACCGCCGGAGACGTCGTTGACGACCAGCAGGTCGCAGCCCTTGCGGGCCAGCTTGGCGCGGGCGTGCTCCAGCACCGTGCCCTGGGCGTCGCCCGTCTCGGCCGCGAAGCCCACCACGACGATGCCCGGGTGGGGACGGTCGGCGGCCAGGCCGGCGAGGATGTCGGGGTTCTGCTCGAGGTGCAGCGTCGGGGAGGAGCCGTCCTCGGACTTCTTGATCTTGGTGGCGGAGTGCTCCGCCGGGCGGAAGTCGGCGGGCGCGGCGGCCATCACCACGGCGTCGGCGGCGCTGGACGCCTCGACGACGGCGTCGCGCAGCTGCGCGGTGGTCTCGACCCGGACGACCTTGACGCCGGCGGGGTCCGGCAGCGAGACGTTGGCCGCGACCAGGGTCACCGAGGCACCACGGGCGCTGGCCGCGCGGGCCAGGGCGAGGCCCTGCAGGCCCGAGGACCGGTTGCCGATGAAGCGCACCGGGTCGAGGTACTCGCGGGTGCCACCGGCCGACACCACGACCGCGAGCCCCGCCAGGTCCTGCAGCGGGGCGCCGGCGGTGCTGCGCGCCAGCACGTCGGTGGCCAGGGCGAAGATCTCGCCGGGCTCGGGCAGGCGGCCCTTGCCGGTGTCGGCGCCGGTGAGCCGGCCCTCGGCGGGCTCCACGACGACCACGCCGCGCGACCGCAGCGTCTCGACGTTGGCCCGGGTGGCGGGGTGCTCCCACATCTCGGTGTGCATCGCCGGGGCGAGCACCACCGGGCAGCGGGCGGTCAGCAGGGTGCTGGTGAGCAGGTCGTCGGCCAGGCCGTGCGCCGCGCGGGCCAGCAGGTCGGCGGTCGCCGGGGCGACCACGACGAGGTCGGCCGACTGGCCGATCCGCACGTGGGGCACCTCGTGGACGCCGTCCCACACCTCGGTGCTGACCGGCTTGCCGGACAGCGCCGCCCAGGTCGGGGCGCCGACGAACTCCAGCGCGGCCGCGGTCGGGACGACGGTGACGTCGTGGCCCGACTCGGTGAACCTCCGGAGCAGCTCGCAGGCCTTGTACGCAGCGATCCCGCCGCTCACGCCGAGCACGACCCTGCGGGACGGTCGCGGGGCGACCTCCTCGGGGCCGGCGTGAGGACGGGATCCACCGGTGGTGGTCACCGGCAGCAGCTCATCAGGAGACGGGCTCGTCGCTGGAGCCGGCAGCGGCGGCCTGGTCGACGGCGAGCGCCTCGGCCGCGGCCTCCTCCGGGTCGATGTCCTCGCAGGTCAGCAGGTCCTCGTTGATCTCGCGGAGCGCGATCGAGAGGGGCTTCTCCTGCACGTGGGTGTCCACGAGCGGGCCGACGTACTCGAGCAGGCCCTCGCCCAGCTGGGAGTAGTAGGCGTTGATCTGGCGCGCCCGCTTGGCGCTGTAGAGGACCAGCTTGTACTTGGAGTCGGTCTTCGTCAGCAGGTCGTCGATCGGGGGGTTGGTGATGCCCTCCGCGACAGGTCCGGACGCAGTCATGTGGTGCCTCATTCGCAGATCGGGGATGGTGCCGGGCCAGCTGGATCAGCGGCTGCCCAACCCGATCAACTCTACCAATCGGGCGCCCGCATCGGGAATCCGGCGGTTGACGACCGTCACGTCGAACTCCGGCTCGGCCGCCAGCTCCTCGCGGGCGGTGCCCAGCCGACGCTCGCGCTCGGCCGCGTCCTCGGTGCCGCGACCGACCAGGCGGCGCACCAGCTCGTCCCAGGACGGCGGGGCCAGGAAGACGAACTGCGCCTGCGGCATCCGCCGGCGCACCTGCCGGGCGCCCTGCAGGTCGATCTCCAGCAGCGCCTGCCGGCCGGCGGCCAGCGCCTCCTCGACGGGGCCGCGCGGCGTGCCGTAGCGGGCGCCGCGGTGGACCACGGCCCACTCGAGCAGCTCGTCCTCGGCCACGAGCCGGTCGAACTCCGCGTCGTCGACGAAGTGGTAGTGGACGCCGTCCTGCTCGCCGGGGCGACGGCGCCGGGTGGTCGCGGAGACCGAGATCCAGACCTCGGGGTGGTGCTCGCGCACCCAGGCGGTGACGCTGCCCTTGCCCACCGCGGTGGGGCCGGCGAGGACGGTCAGCCGTGCCGGTGCGGCCCGGTGGGCCGGGCCCGGTGGGCGTTCAGGTCCGGGGTCGGTCACTCGCCGGCGAACTCGTCGACCAGGGCGGCGACCTGCTTGGCGCCCAGGCCGCGCACGCGGCGGCTCTCGGAGATCTTGAGCCGCTCCATCGTCTGGGCGGCACGCACCTTGCCGATGCCGGGCATCGACTGCAGCAGCTCGCTGACGCGCATCTTGCCGATCACCTCGTTGGCCTGCCCTTCGGCGACGACCTCGGCGATGGTGGCACCGGAGTGCTTGAGGCGGTTCTTGACCTCGGCGCGCTCCTTGCGGGAGCGGGCGGCCTTCTCGAGAGCCGCCTGGCGCTGTTCGGGGGTGAGGGGCGGCAGGGCCACGGAGGGTTCCTCGTCTTCCTGCTCGGGGCGGCGGTGTCGGCCTGACGAGCGGATGGGTGGGATGAGAAGAATGTGAAGGCACAGTAGTCACGTCCTCGGACCGGCTGCAACGCGGCGTCCGGTCCTCGCGGGAGCCGGAGACCCAGATCACCCCGGCCGTTCACCGGGCGTACGGTGGACGGCTCGTCTCAGAGCCCGAGGTTGACCTTGCAGACGTCGCGTCCCTGCTGCTCGATGCCGGACGCGGCCGTCACGACCTCCTCCGATCGGACCTGGTCGGCGGCCGCGACGATGGCCTCCCGGTCGGCCCGGCCCAGTCCGGCGGGTGGTCGCCCGTCCCGGAAGTCGCCGGCCGTCACGCCGGCCGCGTCGAGGGCGCGGTCGAGCTCCTCCAGGGCCCCCAGGAAGGTCTGCCACTCGTCCTTCAGGTCGCTGGGGGCGAGCTCGGCGAGGCCGTCGAGCAGCTCGAGGTTGCTCAGCAGCGCCGTCGGGGACCCCGAGTCGACCATCTCGCTGAGCTGGCGCCGGTCCTGGTCGAGACGGGCGCAGTAGTCCTCGGTGGTCGGCTCGCCGCAGGCCGTCAGGGCGGCCAGGAGCAGCACCGCCAGCCCGGAGGCCGCGCGCGCCCGGGTCGCGGCCCTCACCGGGTGCCCCGCAGCGCAGCCAGCCCCTCGGCGGTCCGCAGGGCGGCGTCGCGCAGCGCGCCCGCGTCGGGGCCGGCGCGCAGGATCTCGCGCGAGCTGGAGGCCAGCACCAGCTCGACCGAGCGGCCGAAGATGCGGCGCACGTCCTCGGGCGTGCCGCCCTGGGCGCCCAGGCCCGGCACGAGCAGCGGGCCACCCACGTCGAGGTCCTCCCCCGTCTCGCCGATGGTGGCACCCACCACGGCACCGAAGGAGCCCAGCGGCTGCTCCCCCGCGTTGAGCCCGCGCAGCGCGTCCAGGACCGCACCCGCGACCGTGGTGCCCTCGGCCGTGCGGGCCTGCTGGAACAGCGGTGCCTCGGGGTTGGAGGTCAGCGCCAGCACGAACACCCCGCCCCCGTGGCGGCGGGCGGTCTCGACGACCGGCCCCAGGCTGCCGACGCCGAGGTACGGCGAGGCCGTCATCGCGTCGGCGGCCAGCGGGGAGGCCGGGTCGAGGTACGCGTCGGCGTACCCCTGCGCCGTCGAGCCGATGTCGCCGCGCTTGACGTCGAGCACGCTGAGCGTGCCGGCCTCGCGGGCCGTGGCCAGCACCCGCTCGAGGACGGCGACCCCGGCCGAGCCGAAGCGCTCGAAGAACGCCGACTGGGGCTTGAGCGCCGCCACGTGCGGGGCCAGCGCCTCGGTGGCGGTGAGCGCGAACCGCTCCAGGCCGGAGACCGTGTCGGGCAGGCCCCACTCGGCCAGCAGCGCGGCGTGGGGGTCGATGCCGGCGCACAGCGGTCCCCGGGCCGCCATCGCGGCGTGGAGCCGGGCACCGAAGGGGGCGGTCACCGGGTGGCTCCGCTGCGGGCCAGCGCCCGGTTGAGGCGGGCGGCCCAGAAGGGTCCCTCGTAGACGAGGCCGGTGTAGCCCTGCAGCAGGTCGGCCCCCGCCTCGAGGCGCTCCCGGGCGTCGGCCACCGTGGTGATCCCGCCGACCCCGACCACCACCGGGTCCGGCCCCAGGCGGCCGCGCAGCAGCCGGACGACCTCGGTGGCGCGGCGCCGCAGCGGCGGGCCGGAGAGCCCGCCCCCGCCGGCCGCCTCGACGGCCGAGGCCGGGCTGGCCAGGCCGTCGCGGGCGATCGTGGTGTTGGTGGCGACCACGCCGTCGAGCCCGAGCGCCAGGGCCAGGTCGGCCACGGCCAGGACGTCGTCGTCGGCCAGGTCGGGGGCGATCTTCACCAGCAGCGGGACGTGGCCCGAGCTGACGTCGTCGGCCCGGCGGCGCACGGCGCGCAGCAGCGGCTCGAGGCGCTCCACGGTCTGCAGGTCGCGCAGGCCGGGGGTGTTGGGCGAGGACACGTTGACGACCAGGTAGTCGGCGTACGGCGTCAGCAGGGCTGCGCTGCGCTCGTAGTCGGCGACCGCCTCGTCCTCGGGCACCACCTTGGTCTTGCCGATGTTGATGCCCAGGGGCACGCCGGAGCGACGGCCGGTGCGGTCGAGGCGACGCTCGGCCAGCCGCCGGGCGACCGCCTGCGCCCCCTCGTTGTTGAACCCCATCCGGTTGACGATCGCCCCGTCGGCCGGCAGCCGCGCCAGCCGGGGCCGGGGGTTGCCTGGCTGGGGGTGCGCGGTGACGGTGCCGATCTCGACGGAGCCGAAGCCGAGGTTGGCCAGCGCGTCGATGCCGACGCCGTTCTTGTCGAACCCCGCCGCGAGGCCGAGCACGCCGGGGAAGTCCAGCCCCATCGCGCGGACCGCCGCGCCGCCACCCGCGCCGCGGGCCGCCGGCAGCAGGTGGGTCACCGGTCGTCCGGCGCGGATGGCCCGGAAGGCCGCGTGGTGCGCCTGCTCGGCGTCGGTGCGCGTCAGCACCCGGTCGAACAGCTGGCGGTAGAGGCCCACCCTCAGGCGTCCCGCTCGGCCGCGCGCTCGGCGGCGAACCGGGCCCAGTCCTGGAGCGAGCGGACCCCGATGTCGGCCGCCCGCATCGCCTCGATGCCCTGGACCGCGGCGCCGAGTCCCTGCACGGTGGTGATGCAGGGGATGT
This genomic interval from Nocardioides scoriae contains the following:
- the coaBC gene encoding bifunctional phosphopantothenoylcysteine decarboxylase/phosphopantothenate--cysteine ligase CoaBC — translated: MLGVSGGIAAYKACELLRRFTESGHDVTVVPTAAALEFVGAPTWAALSGKPVSTEVWDGVHEVPHVRIGQSADLVVVAPATADLLARAAHGLADDLLTSTLLTARCPVVLAPAMHTEMWEHPATRANVETLRSRGVVVVEPAEGRLTGADTGKGRLPEPGEIFALATDVLARSTAGAPLQDLAGLAVVVSAGGTREYLDPVRFIGNRSSGLQGLALARAASARGASVTLVAANVSLPDPAGVKVVRVETTAQLRDAVVEASSAADAVVMAAAPADFRPAEHSATKIKKSEDGSSPTLHLEQNPDILAGLAADRPHPGIVVVGFAAETGDAQGTVLEHARAKLARKGCDLLVVNDVSGGAVFGAQDNEAVLLGQDGSAVPVARGSKSALAHAIWDRVVALRALG
- the rpoZ gene encoding DNA-directed RNA polymerase subunit omega is translated as MTASGPVAEGITNPPIDDLLTKTDSKYKLVLYSAKRARQINAYYSQLGEGLLEYVGPLVDTHVQEKPLSIALREINEDLLTCEDIDPEEAAAEALAVDQAAAAGSSDEPVS
- the gmk gene encoding guanylate kinase; amino-acid sequence: MTDPGPERPPGPAHRAAPARLTVLAGPTAVGKGSVTAWVREHHPEVWISVSATTRRRRPGEQDGVHYHFVDDAEFDRLVAEDELLEWAVVHRGARYGTPRGPVEEALAAGRQALLEIDLQGARQVRRRMPQAQFVFLAPPSWDELVRRLVGRGTEDAAERERRLGTAREELAAEPEFDVTVVNRRIPDAGARLVELIGLGSR
- the mihF gene encoding integration host factor, actinobacterial type; this translates as MALPPLTPEQRQAALEKAARSRKERAEVKNRLKHSGATIAEVVAEGQANEVIGKMRVSELLQSMPGIGKVRAAQTMERLKISESRRVRGLGAKQVAALVDEFAGE
- the pyrF gene encoding orotidine-5'-phosphate decarboxylase, producing MTAPFGARLHAAMAARGPLCAGIDPHAALLAEWGLPDTVSGLERFALTATEALAPHVAALKPQSAFFERFGSAGVAVLERVLATAREAGTLSVLDVKRGDIGSTAQGYADAYLDPASPLAADAMTASPYLGVGSLGPVVETARRHGGGVFVLALTSNPEAPLFQQARTAEGTTVAGAVLDALRGLNAGEQPLGSFGAVVGATIGETGEDLDVGGPLLVPGLGAQGGTPEDVRRIFGRSVELVLASSSREILRAGPDAGALRDAALRTAEGLAALRGTR
- a CDS encoding quinone-dependent dihydroorotate dehydrogenase, with translation MGLYRQLFDRVLTRTDAEQAHHAAFRAIRAGRPVTHLLPAARGAGGGAAVRAMGLDFPGVLGLAAGFDKNGVGIDALANLGFGSVEIGTVTAHPQPGNPRPRLARLPADGAIVNRMGFNNEGAQAVARRLAERRLDRTGRRSGVPLGINIGKTKVVPEDEAVADYERSAALLTPYADYLVVNVSSPNTPGLRDLQTVERLEPLLRAVRRRADDVSSGHVPLLVKIAPDLADDDVLAVADLALALGLDGVVATNTTIARDGLASPASAVEAAGGGGLSGPPLRRRATEVVRLLRGRLGPDPVVVGVGGITTVADARERLEAGADLLQGYTGLVYEGPFWAARLNRALARSGATR